Below is a genomic region from Nitrospirota bacterium.
GTGAGACTGACCCCGCGTCGTTTCATGGCCAGCAGCATTTGTTTCTGCCACCAGTCGGTGCCGGGTTTGGTCCAGGGCTCGATGGCGCCGTCGGCCAGCGAGAGGTTTCGATCGGGCACGACCAGGGCTTCGTCGTATCGGAGGATGTTTCCGAAGCCCTTGCACTCGGGGCAGGCGCCCAAGGGATGGTTGAAGGAGAAGAGCAGCGGCCTGATCGGGGGAAAGCTGCGCCCGCAGCGCTGGCACTGGAGCCGTTCGCTGTAGATCTGCTGACCCTGGCCGATGACGTCCGCCCGGCACTGCCCGTCGCCTTCGCGAAAGGCTGTTTCAACCGCCTCGATCAGCCGACTTCGATTGTCCGTGCGAAGCACCAGCCGGTCGAGGACGATCTGAAGGTCGGCGCCTGGGATGCGGGGAATGGCTCCTCCCTCCTGCAGGTCAATCAGCTCGTCTCCTTGCTTCAGGCGGACGAAGCCGCGAGTGAGCAGGGATGCGGTGAATGTCCGGTCGTGACCAGGCCCGGGATCCTTGATGGGAAACAGGATCATCGCCCGGGCATCGGGGAATCGGGACAGCAGGTCATCCGCGACGGTGCCGGGATGGAATCCTTTTGCGACTTCCTTGCAGGTGGGGCAGACCGGACGGCCGACTTTGGCAAAGAGCAATCGCAGGAGATCGGCGATCTCTGTGGCTGTGGCCACGGTGGAGCGGGCGGTCCTGACCGGATTCTTTTGCTCGATGGCGATGGCCGGGCGGATGTTGACCAAACGGTCCACCTCGGGACGGTCCAGCCGTTCGAGAAACATCCGGGCGTAGGTCGAAAGCGATTCGACATAGCGCCACTGGCCTTCGGCGTAGAGCGTGTCGAAGGCCAGCGAGGACTTGCCGGAGCCGGACACTCCGGTGATGGCCGTCACCGCATTGTGCGGAATCCGCAAGCTGATGTTCTTGAGATTGTGCTGCCGGGCGCCCTCGACGATCAGGTCGCCGGACCACTGGGCCTTGGGCATAGGCGTATCATCCATTTACCGCAGCGCCAGTTTTGTCACGGCGATGAGGGCCATATAGAGCATCAGGGCGCCGACCCAGGCAAACCAAAAATTGATCCGGGGGAGGGCCACGATGAGCATGGTGACATAGGCGACCCAGGGAATCACGAACCAGAGCAGATGCCGGGCATAATTGGCGGCCGGATCGATGCCCCCGTTCAGGTAAATCAGGATGAGAGTCACTCCGGTGATGGCCGGGAACGTGCTGACGAAGGCGGCCAGGAACCCTCGCCCTTGCGCGCCAACATATGATGACAGGCTGACGATGGTGCCTCCCAGCACAAAGTACAGCATCGGCTTCAGCAACTCACTCATGCGTGTCTCCTTGCCTGCAAGATGCGGCTCTTTCCATTTTTTCTCTGATCGGCGGGCAGTGGAGGACGGGCTTGTCCTCACAAGTCTTGCCCTGCTTCATGCCCCTCGAACGCTTCCATGGCTTCTTTGATCAGGAGGTGCCCCTGGCCCGTGTAGCGGGGGGAGAAGTGAAAGACCACCACATGTCGGGCCCCGGCTTTTCTGGCCAAGAGACCCGCCTGCCTGGCGGTGAGATGATATCGTTCCCTGGCTTTCTCCGCGTCCGCATCGAGATACGGGGCTTCGCAATAGAAGATGTCGGCCCCTCTGGCCAGTTCCACGATCTTGGCTTCGTTCTGTTCATCGTAGCGGACATCCACGACATACGCCAGTTTCTGCCCTCGCGTAATTGTCAGGAATCGCTCCCGCAGGTCGCCCAGCCTGAACTCCCGTTCCTCGCGTCGGTGTTCGAAGTAGAGCGTCGCGGTGAAGCGAAAGTCGTCGGGCCGGCCTTGCCAGAGGTGCTGCTTCACCTCTTTAAGCCAGGCGCCGACCGGCAGGCCGGCTGCGCGGAGCTTTTCCTTGTTGACGTTGACGTGGAACTGTTCCTGGAGGGCGTAGCCAAGGGAAGGGATCCGATGGTTCAGGGCGATAGCCTTGACCGTAAACATCGGGTCTTCCAGCACGGAGAAGGGCATGGCAGGGTCCGATGGGCGGCAGGGTTGGGGTGGCATCGCGACGGGCTGAAACCCCTCGGCGGCTCGAAAGAGCGTGAGCCGCGTATCCTCGGGATGGAATTCTCGAACTTCGATTGTCAGCGGATAGCCGTCGACGAGGTTCCAGGTGTAGCCCCTGAGTTTGCCGGTGACATTGGCGATCAAGCCCGGCGGTCCGAAGAAGCGCAACGTTTTGCCGCGTCCCAGGGCCACTCGGAGGATCGAATCGAAGCCGATAAAGTGATCCATGTGGGTATGCGAAATGAACAGATCATTGGCCCGCAGGAGACGAGCGGGGCCCAGCGAGTCGTTCCGGCCGAGATCGAAGAGCAGCGCGCGGCTGGTCCATTTGATCTCGACATAGAGGCCCGGGTCGCCGAACGGGTCATTGACCAGGGAGCTGGAAAAGGAAGGGTTCATGGAAGAAGCCTACAAGTCAGAAAGTCTCTCAAGTTCGAAAGTCCAAGACGGCGTATCAAGTTTATCAAGCCCGGTGACTTTATGACTTTCGAACTTTCTGACTTGATAGACTCTATTCCAGGGCCGCCTTCAACACCGAATACATCACGATCACCTCGATGGCATGGGCGACGATGGTCGCATAGAGGTTTCGGAGCCGAACCCAGATGATACCCCAGACGAGCCCGTCCCAGACAGCGATCCAGTGCAAATGTTTGAAGGTGGCGACCATGAAGGGGTCGAAGGAAAAGGTCAGTGCGGAGATGCTGATGGCGAGTGCCGCTCCGGGAGCCTCTGACTGCTGAGGCCTCGTCGGGATGAAAGCCATGAGCCGGCCCAGGAGAAACCCGCGGAAGGTGAGCTCCACAAAGACGGCGATGAAGAAAATGAACCAGGGAAGCATGAGGAGGGTCGGGGCCTGGGCATGCGGCGTCTGGCGGAGAAAGGCGATGTCGCCGCCCAACAGGGGCACGAGGTAGAGGATGACCGACACGTTCAGCCCGCCTAAGAGCAACCCTGTGACGAGTCCCCAGCGGAGGCCTTGTCCGATTTGCCGCGGCGCGAGTCCCAGCCTCGAGCCGGGGTTCTGATTGTAGCCGGCCCAGATGATTAGCCCGAGATAGGCCAGGGTCTGGGGGAGAAACTGAACGACGGATTCAGCCTGGAGCCGGAGCGGGAGGGCATAATAGAGACCGGTGCTTAACACTGGA
It encodes:
- a CDS encoding DUF3147 domain-containing protein — protein: MSELLKPMLYFVLGGTIVSLSSYVGAQGRGFLAAFVSTFPAITGVTLILIYLNGGIDPAANYARHLLWFVIPWVAYVTMLIVALPRINFWFAWVGALMLYMALIAVTKLALR
- a CDS encoding ribonuclease Z; protein product: MNPSFSSSLVNDPFGDPGLYVEIKWTSRALLFDLGRNDSLGPARLLRANDLFISHTHMDHFIGFDSILRVALGRGKTLRFFGPPGLIANVTGKLRGYTWNLVDGYPLTIEVREFHPEDTRLTLFRAAEGFQPVAMPPQPCRPSDPAMPFSVLEDPMFTVKAIALNHRIPSLGYALQEQFHVNVNKEKLRAAGLPVGAWLKEVKQHLWQGRPDDFRFTATLYFEHRREEREFRLGDLRERFLTITRGQKLAYVVDVRYDEQNEAKIVELARGADIFYCEAPYLDADAEKARERYHLTARQAGLLARKAGARHVVVFHFSPRYTGQGHLLIKEAMEAFEGHEAGQDL
- a CDS encoding CPBP family intramembrane metalloprotease — translated: MPIQPGLSSHPAISHLQNTAGERFAWLALLPVLSTGLYYALPLRLQAESVVQFLPQTLAYLGLIIWAGYNQNPGSRLGLAPRQIGQGLRWGLVTGLLLGGLNVSVILYLVPLLGGDIAFLRQTPHAQAPTLLMLPWFIFFIAVFVELTFRGFLLGRLMAFIPTRPQQSEAPGAALAISISALTFSFDPFMVATFKHLHWIAVWDGLVWGIIWVRLRNLYATIVAHAIEVIVMYSVLKAALE